The DNA sequence CCCGGAGGGCATCGCCGCGATGCGCGAGGCCCACCCCGACGTGCCGATCTACACCGCTGCCGTCGACCGTCAGCTCGACGAGCACGGCTATATCGTGCCCGGCCTCGGCGATGCGGGTGACCGGATCTTCGGCACGAAGTAGCGCTCACCCGCGTCGCCCCCGGCGTGCCACGCGCAAGCTTGTGCTGGTTTTCGACACCAGGGTCGTGGCGTCACCGGCTGGCCATGAGATCAACGGCCGTGACGTCGAAACTGAGCACAAGGCGCGGATTGTTTGATCATCCCGCGCCCCGGGAATCGATCGACTCAATGACACACGAATGGGAATGCGTCGTCGTCGGTGGTGGCGCGGCCGGGCTGAGCGCCACGTTGGTCCTGGGCCGGGCGCGCCGGCGGACGCTGCTGGTCGACGCGGGTGAGCAGAGCAACCGGTTCGCCGAGGGGATCGGCGGGTTGCTCGGCTTCGACCAGCGCCCGCCGGCCGAGCTGTACGAGACGGGCCGCCGCGAGCTCGAGGCGTATCCGACGGTCGAGTACCGGAAGGGCACCGTCGCGCACGGCGCACCGCAGGACGACGGTTTCGTGCTCGAACTCGACGGCGGGGACCAGGTCACCACCCGCAGGGTGCTGCTGGCGACCGGGATGCAGTACTGCCCGCCCGAGCTGCCCGGCCTCGAGTCGATGTGGGGTAAGTCGGTGTTCCAGTGCCCGTTCTGCCACGGTTGGGAGATGCGGGACAAACGGCTCGCCTCGCTGGCCGCCGGTGACGAGGCCGTTCACGCCGCGCTGATGCTGCGGGGATGGAGCGACGACGTGGTGTTGCTGACCGACGGGCATCCGCAGCTCGACGGGAAAGACCTCGACCAGCTGCACAACGCCGGAATCACGATCGACGACCGCAGGATCACCGAACTGATCGGAACCGGCGGGCAACTCGAGGCGATCGCGTTCAACGACGGCAGCCGGCTCGAACGCGACGGTCTGCTGGTGGAGGCGCCGCTGCGGCAGCGGTCGAAGCTGGCCGAACAGCTCGGGGCGTCGTGCACGCCGGGTCCGCTGGCGGTGGACACGATCGGGATCGACGCACTGCACCGCACGTCGGCGCAGACGGTGTTCGCCGCCGGTGACGTGTGCACCGAACAGCCCTACGTCGCGGGAGCGATCGCCGCGGGCGCGCAGGCGGCGATGATCATCGCCCAGAGCCTGCTCTCCGAGCAGTTCGGGATGCCCTATCCGCCGGAGTGATCACGGTTCATCGCGTCGATCGCCCGGTAGATCCGCTGCTCGCTGACCGGTCGCGGGGTGCCGAGCTGCTGGGCCCACAGGCTGACCCGCAGTTCCTCGATCATCCGCCCGATGTCACGGACATCCTCGGCGGCCGCCCGGCTGGGCGAAAGTGATTGTCGCAGTTCGGCATACGCATGCTGCACGGCGTGCACCCGCGCCATCCGCTCCCGGTCGGCGCCGATCGCGTGCGGCAGCCGCTCGAGCCGGCGGGTCACCGCGGTGAGGTAGCGGGTCAGGTTCGCCAGGTGCGCGGCACCGGTCGCGGTGACGAAGCCCTTCGGCAGCAACGCGGCGAGCTGGGCGCGGATGTCGGCGATCGCCTCGGCCTGTGCGGGCGGCGGCGTGGCGGGCAACCCCACCTGCGCCTGGTGCGCGGCTCCCAGCACCTTCTCCACCCGGTTGACGATGTCGAGTGTCGTCGGCACCAACGCGGCGCCCACCCGTTGCCGCAGCGTATCGAATTCGGTTCGCGTCCAGACTGGTTCGCGCACCAGCGCGTCGACCGCCGCATCCGCGCAGTCGTCGATCAGTGCGGCGAGCGACCCGTCGGGGTTGGCGCCGAGCACCAGCCGGCGCCTGGTGTCCAGCGCCCGTTCCACGTTCTTGACCGGCGACGGCGCCGACAGCCGCAGCAGTCGCCGAAGTCCCGGGCCCATCGCCGCCCGCTGTTCGGCCGCCGTGGCGAACACCCGCACGTCGACCGCGGCGCCCGCGTCGACGAACGCCGGATGACCGCGCACCCGGTGGCCGCCGCTGGTGTTCTCGACGGTACGGGGCAACTCGTCGAGATCGTCGGGCCACGACCGCAGGCCCGACCGCTCCAGCCCGTCGGCCACCGCCCGGGCGACGGCGGCGCGCACCGGTGCGGCCAGCTGCTCCTGCAGCGTGTCGAGATCCTTTCCGCGCGCCACCTCGGTCCCGTCCTTCTCGACGGCGAACGTCACCCGCAGATGCGCCGGGATCTTCTCGAGGTCGAACGCGTCGAGCGGAACCGTCACACCGCTGCGCCGCCACAGCTCGTGCTGCAGGGACTCCAGCAGCGGGCCGCTACCCGGATCCATCGTGCGCAGCACGTCCCGTGCGGTGTCCGGCGCCGGGACGAAGTTGCGGCGCAGGTCCTTCGGCAGGGACTTGATCAGTGCGGTGATCAGTTCCTCACGCAAAGCCGGGACGTGCCAGGCGAATTCGTCGCCACCGAGGCGGGCCAGCACCTCGACGGGTACGTGCACCGTGATGCCGTCGTCGGCGGCACCCGGTTCGAAGCGGTAGGTCAGCGGCAGTGTCAGGTCCCCCGCCTGCCACTCGTCGGGCAGGTCGTCGGCGCCCTCCTGCCGGAGCAGGTCGTCGCGCGTCATCGTCAGCAGGTCGGGAGTCCTGTGGCGCTGTTTGCGCCACCACGCGTCGAAATGCCGCGCGGACACGACATTCTCGGGCACTCGCGCGTTGTAGAAGGCGAACACCTCCTGGTCGCCGACCAGCAGGTCGCGCCGCCGGGCCCGTTCCTCGATCTCCTCGAGTTCCTCACGCAGACGGGCGTTGTCACGGAAGAAGTGATGCTTGGTCTGCCAGTCCCCCTCGACCAGCGCGTGCCGGATGAACAGTTCGCGCGCCAGCTCCGGGTCGATCTGCGCGTAGTTGACGCGGCGGCGCGCCACCAGCGGCAGCCCGTAGAGCGTCACCCGTTCGAAGCCCATCACCGCGCCGCGCTCGGCGTCCCAGTGCGGTTCGCTGTGGGTGCGCTGCACCAGATCTCCGGCGATCCGCTCGACGGTGTCGGGGTCGATGCGGGCGCCGATCCGGCCGAACAGCCGGCTCGTCTCGACCAGGTCGGCGACGACGATCCAGCGGGGCGGCCGTTTGGTCAGCACCGAACCCGGCGCCAGCACGAACCGCGTGTTGCGCGCACCTTGGTAATCGCGTCCGTCGCCGTCGCGCAGCCCGACGTGGGAGAGCAGACCGGCCAGCAGTGCGGCGTGCACGCTCGCCGGCTGCGCCGGTGCGTCGGACTCGCGGATACCGAGATCGCGGGCGATGCTGCGCAACTGGCCGACCAGGTCCTGCCACTCGCGGATCCGCAGGTAGTGCAGGAACTCCTCGCGGCACATCCGCCGGAACGAGCTGCCGGACCGCTCCTTGCGCTGCTCGCCGAGGTACCGCCACAGGTTGAGGTAGGAGACGAAGTCGGAGTGCTCGTCGGCGAAGCGGGCGTGTTTCTGGCGGGCGGCGTCCTCCCGGTCGGCGGGGCGTTCCCGCGGATCGGGGATCGACAGCGCGGCGGCGAGCACCAGCACCTCGCGCACACATCCCTCGGTGTCGGCCTGCAGGATCATCCGGCCGATGCGCGGATCGAGCGGAAGCCGCGCGAGGCGGCGCCCGATGTCGGTGAGCCCGCCCTGCTGGTCGAAGGCGCCGAGCTCCTGCAGCAGGGCCACGCCGTCGCGGATGCTGCGCTTCTCCGGCGGGTCCAGGAACGGGAACTGCTCGACGTCACCGAGGCCGAGCGCGGCCATCTGGAGGATCACCGCGGCGAGGTTGGTGCGCAGGATCTCCGGGTCGGTGTAGCGCGGGCGCGCCTCGAAGTCGTCCTGCGAGTACAGCCGGATGCACACACCCGGCGCGGTGCGCCCCGACCGGCCCGCCCGCTGCGCGGCGGAGGCCTGCGAGATCGGTTCGATCGGCAGCCGCTGCACCTTGGTGCGCCGGCTGTAGCGGGAGATGCGGGCGGTACCGGGGTCGACGACGTAGCGGATGCCCGGCACCGTCAGCGACGTCTCCGCCACGTTGGTGGACAGCACGACGCGCCGCCCGGTGTGCGGGGCGAAGACCTTCTGCTGTTCGGCGGTGGGCAGCCGGGCGTAGAGCGGCAGCACCTCGGTCGTCGGCCCCAGCTCACCGCGCAGCACCTCGGCGGTGTCGCGGATCTCCCGCTCCCCCGACAGGAACACCAGCACGTCACCGGGCGGCTCGGCCTCCAGTTCCCGGACCGCGTCGACGATCGCGTCGGTCGGGTCGCGTAGTTCGGATGAGCCGCTTGCGCGAAGACCAGGGGCCGGGGTGCGGACGATCTCGTGGTCGGGGTCGTCGGGGTCCTCGGACTCGTCGGAGATGACGGGCACCTCCAGCGGGCGATACCGGATCTCGACGGGGTACGTGCGACCGGACACCTCGACGATCGGCGCGTCGTTGAAGTGCGCGGCGAAGCGCTCCGGCTCGATGGTCGCCGACGTGACGATCACCTTGAGGTCGGGCCGGCGCGGCAGCAGTTCGCGCAGATAGCCGAGCAGGAAGTCGATGTTGAGGCTGCGCTCGTGGGCCTCGTCGAGGATCAGGGTGTCGTAGCGCAGCAGCCTGCGGTCCCGCTGGATCTCGGCGAGCAGGATGCCGTCGGTCATCAGCTTGACCAGCGTGCGGTCGGACGCCTGGTCGGTGAAGCGGACGGTGTAGCCGACGGCGTCGCCGAGCGGGGTGTGCAGTTCGTCGGCGATGCGCTGCGCGACCGTGCGGGCGGCCAGGCGGCGCGGCTGCGTGTGGCCGATCGTGCCGCGGATGCCCCGGCCGAGTTCGAGGCAGATCTTCGGAAGCTGGGTGGTCTTGCCGGATCCGGTCTCGCCGGCGACGACGACCACCTGGTTCTCGGTGATGGCCTTGGCGAGGTCGTCGCGGCGCTCGCTGACCGGAAGGTCGGGATAGGTGATGGCCGGCACCGCGGCGATGCGAGTGGCGACCAGCGCTTCGGCGGCGGTGATCTGCTCGGCGATCTGCGCCAGCTTGCCGGGTTTGGCCTGTTTGAGCCTGCGGCCGAGGCGGGCGGCGTCGCGGTAGGTCAGACCGTCCAGGCGGTTGCGCAGTTCGCGGAGGGACGGTTCGGACACTCGCGCCAGGATACGTCCAGCGCGGTCACCTCTGCCCGGGCGACCAGTACTCCAGCATTTCGGCGAAGGTCTGGAACGCCGGCGTGGACACGCCGTAGGTCGCCTCGAAGTGGACGCTCAGCGGGAAGCCCAGCTCCCCCACCCCGTCGAT is a window from the Mycolicibacterium litorale genome containing:
- a CDS encoding NAD(P)/FAD-dependent oxidoreductase, which codes for MTHEWECVVVGGGAAGLSATLVLGRARRRTLLVDAGEQSNRFAEGIGGLLGFDQRPPAELYETGRRELEAYPTVEYRKGTVAHGAPQDDGFVLELDGGDQVTTRRVLLATGMQYCPPELPGLESMWGKSVFQCPFCHGWEMRDKRLASLAAGDEAVHAALMLRGWSDDVVLLTDGHPQLDGKDLDQLHNAGITIDDRRITELIGTGGQLEAIAFNDGSRLERDGLLVEAPLRQRSKLAEQLGASCTPGPLAVDTIGIDALHRTSAQTVFAAGDVCTEQPYVAGAIAAGAQAAMIIAQSLLSEQFGMPYPPE
- the hrpA gene encoding ATP-dependent RNA helicase HrpA, with protein sequence MSEPSLRELRNRLDGLTYRDAARLGRRLKQAKPGKLAQIAEQITAAEALVATRIAAVPAITYPDLPVSERRDDLAKAITENQVVVVAGETGSGKTTQLPKICLELGRGIRGTIGHTQPRRLAARTVAQRIADELHTPLGDAVGYTVRFTDQASDRTLVKLMTDGILLAEIQRDRRLLRYDTLILDEAHERSLNIDFLLGYLRELLPRRPDLKVIVTSATIEPERFAAHFNDAPIVEVSGRTYPVEIRYRPLEVPVISDESEDPDDPDHEIVRTPAPGLRASGSSELRDPTDAIVDAVRELEAEPPGDVLVFLSGEREIRDTAEVLRGELGPTTEVLPLYARLPTAEQQKVFAPHTGRRVVLSTNVAETSLTVPGIRYVVDPGTARISRYSRRTKVQRLPIEPISQASAAQRAGRSGRTAPGVCIRLYSQDDFEARPRYTDPEILRTNLAAVILQMAALGLGDVEQFPFLDPPEKRSIRDGVALLQELGAFDQQGGLTDIGRRLARLPLDPRIGRMILQADTEGCVREVLVLAAALSIPDPRERPADREDAARQKHARFADEHSDFVSYLNLWRYLGEQRKERSGSSFRRMCREEFLHYLRIREWQDLVGQLRSIARDLGIRESDAPAQPASVHAALLAGLLSHVGLRDGDGRDYQGARNTRFVLAPGSVLTKRPPRWIVVADLVETSRLFGRIGARIDPDTVERIAGDLVQRTHSEPHWDAERGAVMGFERVTLYGLPLVARRRVNYAQIDPELARELFIRHALVEGDWQTKHHFFRDNARLREELEEIEERARRRDLLVGDQEVFAFYNARVPENVVSARHFDAWWRKQRHRTPDLLTMTRDDLLRQEGADDLPDEWQAGDLTLPLTYRFEPGAADDGITVHVPVEVLARLGGDEFAWHVPALREELITALIKSLPKDLRRNFVPAPDTARDVLRTMDPGSGPLLESLQHELWRRSGVTVPLDAFDLEKIPAHLRVTFAVEKDGTEVARGKDLDTLQEQLAAPVRAAVARAVADGLERSGLRSWPDDLDELPRTVENTSGGHRVRGHPAFVDAGAAVDVRVFATAAEQRAAMGPGLRRLLRLSAPSPVKNVERALDTRRRLVLGANPDGSLAALIDDCADAAVDALVREPVWTRTEFDTLRQRVGAALVPTTLDIVNRVEKVLGAAHQAQVGLPATPPPAQAEAIADIRAQLAALLPKGFVTATGAAHLANLTRYLTAVTRRLERLPHAIGADRERMARVHAVQHAYAELRQSLSPSRAAAEDVRDIGRMIEELRVSLWAQQLGTPRPVSEQRIYRAIDAMNRDHSGG